One genomic window of Brachionichthys hirsutus isolate HB-005 chromosome 22, CSIRO-AGI_Bhir_v1, whole genome shotgun sequence includes the following:
- the cdpf1 gene encoding cysteine-rich DPF motif domain-containing protein 1, with the protein MEYKSIETPEDIFTCQLCDLSSPFTYFGQKPPNTRAIVLLEECFVSRDPFSPDKDKFLVLGSTCSLCSKRVCVGSDCSLFYTKRFCMQCVNRQLDQFPHQIRAELAKKKNQRSQPAVS; encoded by the exons ATGGAGTATAAATCAATTGAAACCCCTGAAGACATATTTACGTGCCAGTTATGTGATTTAAGTAGCCCTTTTACGTACTTTGGCCAGAAACCTCCAAACACCAGAGCCATTGT GTTGCTCGAGGAGTGTTTTGTGAGCCGGGACCCCTTCAGTCCGGACAAGGACAAGTTTCTGGTCCTGGGCTCCACCTGCAGTCTGTGCAGCAAACGCGTCTGCGTCGGATCG GACTGCAGTCTCTTCTACACAAAGAGGTTCTGCATGCAGTGTGTGAACCGGCAGCTGGACCAGTTCCCCCATCAGATCCGGGCCGAGCTGGCCAAGAAGAAGAACCAGCGCTCCCAGCCAGCCGTCTCCTGA
- the cdkn1ba gene encoding cyclin-dependent kinase inhibitor 1Ba isoform X2, with protein sequence MCNKMSDVRLSNASPTLERVDARQQDAARTSVRKNLFGSPDPQDVRRCLEGVIREGVRTFREEYNYDPVGEAPLPPGNYEWEAVSDAPEFFSRAPHGGGQRPRRGAEGPGREGSRKRGSEAPGPSSTETRSKRSHTDEDDDEEESDVASQAGNVAEDAPSRPETGAEVP encoded by the exons ATGTGCAACAAGATGTCAGATGTTCGCCTTTCTAATGCGAGTCCGACATTGGAGCGGGTGGACGCGCGGCAGCAGGACGCGGCCAGAACCTCTGTGCGCAAAAACCTTTTCGGCTCACCTGACCCGCAGGACGTGCGGAGGTGTTTGGAGGGCGTCATCCGGGAAGGCGTGCGGACTTTCAGGGAGGAGTACAACTACGATCCGGTCGGCGAGGCGCCGCTCCCTCCGGGGAACTACGAGTGGGAAGCGGTGAGCGACGCCCCGGAGTTCTTCAGCAGAGCGCCGCACGGTGGGGGGCAGCGGCCCCGGAGAGGCGCGGAGGGGCCCGGCAGAGAGGGCTCCAGGAAGAGAGGCTCGGAAGCTCCAG GTCCCTCCTCCACCGAGACTCGCAGTAAAAGGTCGCATACCGATGAAgacgacgatgaagaggagtcgGACGTTGCGAGTCAGGCGGGGAACGTCGCGGAGGATGCGCCGAGCAGGCCGGAGACCGGCGCGGAGGTCCCGTGA
- the cdkn1ba gene encoding cyclin-dependent kinase inhibitor 1Ba isoform X1 encodes MCNKMSDVRLSNASPTLERVDARQQDAARTSVRKNLFGSPDPQDVRRCLEGVIREGVRTFREEYNYDPVGEAPLPPGNYEWEAVSDAPEFFSRAPHGGGQRPRRGAEGPGREGSRKRGSEAPGDSGPSSTETRSKRSHTDEDDDEEESDVASQAGNVAEDAPSRPETGAEVP; translated from the exons ATGTGCAACAAGATGTCAGATGTTCGCCTTTCTAATGCGAGTCCGACATTGGAGCGGGTGGACGCGCGGCAGCAGGACGCGGCCAGAACCTCTGTGCGCAAAAACCTTTTCGGCTCACCTGACCCGCAGGACGTGCGGAGGTGTTTGGAGGGCGTCATCCGGGAAGGCGTGCGGACTTTCAGGGAGGAGTACAACTACGATCCGGTCGGCGAGGCGCCGCTCCCTCCGGGGAACTACGAGTGGGAAGCGGTGAGCGACGCCCCGGAGTTCTTCAGCAGAGCGCCGCACGGTGGGGGGCAGCGGCCCCGGAGAGGCGCGGAGGGGCCCGGCAGAGAGGGCTCCAGGAAGAGAGGCTCGGAAGCTCCAGGTGATTCAG GTCCCTCCTCCACCGAGACTCGCAGTAAAAGGTCGCATACCGATGAAgacgacgatgaagaggagtcgGACGTTGCGAGTCAGGCGGGGAACGTCGCGGAGGATGCGCCGAGCAGGCCGGAGACCGGCGCGGAGGTCCCGTGA